The sequence CGCCTGGCGACAGCCCGCCCGCCGGATCCCGGCGAAATCAAGGTGCTGCTCGAAGTTTACAACCAGCAGCTCGACGAGTATCGCAAAGACAGGGGCGCGGCGGAAAAACTGCTCGGCGTCGGTGAATTCAAAGCGAAGGCTGACCTCGACAAGAGCGAATTGGCGGCCTGGGCGACGATCGCCAGCCTGATTTTGAACCTGGATGAAACCGTGACGAAAGGGTGAGGCCGCCCGCAACAGACTGAGAGGACATGCATGGACCCAATACGTGAAAATCAACTGTTACTGACCCGGAGGCACTTCTTCGGCCGCATGGCCACAGGCATCGGCGTGGCCGCGCTCGGTTCACTGCTGAACCCCGGCCTTTTCGGGGCGCTCGCCGGGGAATCCGAGAAATCGAAAATGCTGGCCGGCGCGATGCGGTTCGCACCCCGGGCCAAGCGGGTCATTTACCTGTTCATGGCGGGAGGCCCTTCGCAGATGGAATTGCTCGATTACAAGCCCGCCCTGGAAAAGCTTAACGAGACCGAGCTGCCCGACTCTGTACGCATGGGCCAGCGCATCACCACCATGACTTCCGGACAAAAGTCACTGCCGGTGGTGAAGTCCATTTACAAGTTCAAGCAATGCGGCAAGGCCGGGGCCTGGGTGAGTGAATTGTTACCCCACACCAGCGGAATCGTGGACGACATCTGCATCATCAAAACCGTAAACACCGAGGCCATCAATCATGACCCGGCGATCACGTTCATTCAAACGGGCTTCCAGCAGCCCGGCCGACCCTGCATGGGCGCATGGCTCAGTTACGGCCTTGGCAGCGCGAATCATAACCTGCCGACGTTCATCGTGATGATCTCGAACGGGAAAGAGAGCGACCAGCCGCTTTACACACGCCTGTGGAGCGCCGGCTTTTTGCCTTCCGAATATCAGGGCGTCCAGTTTCGCGGCAAAGGCGATCCGGTGCTCTACCTGTCGAACCCACCGGGCGTCAGCGCCGCGGCGCGGCGCCGCATGCTGGATGGTCTGGCAAAGCTGAACGCAAAGCGTTTCCAGGCCTTTGCCGACCCGGAAATCAACACACGCATCGCCCAATACGAAATGTCCTACCGGATGCAAACGTCCGTCCCCGAACTGACGGACATTTCCGGCGAGTCGGAATCCGTGCTCGACATGTACGGTCCGGACGTCAAGAGACCCGGCTCGTTCGCTTACAATTGTCTGCTGGCCCGCCGCATGGCGGAACGCGGGGCGCGATTTGTTCAACTTTACCACCGTGGCTGGGACCAGCACAACGATCTGCCCAAACGCATCAAGGAACAGTGCGCCGACACCGACCAGCCCAGTGCGGCCCTGGTCAGGGACCTCAAGCAACGCGGCCTGCTTGATGATACACTGGTCATCTGGGGCGGTGAGTTCGGTCGTACGGTTTATTGCCAGGGGAAGATTGAAAAGGAAAACTATGGTCGAGACCACCACGGCCGTTGCTTTTCCGTCTGGATGGCTGGCGGCGGAGTGAAACCGGGCATCACCTACGGCGTTACGGACGACTTTTGCTACAACGTGGCGGAGAGTCCCGTGCATGTTCACAATCTGAACGCGACCGTCCTGCGCTGCCTCGGGATCGATCACGAAAAGCTGACCTACCGTTTTCAAGGCCGTGATTTTCGCCTCACGGACGTCCACGGCGAAGTCGTGAAGGGAATCCTCGCTTAATCCAACACGACTTTTGTGACGCGGTTTCGCGGCCCCTTTCGCCGCAGGCTTGATCCTCGACCCGGGATGTTGCTAACTGGCGCATGATCCGACCCCGGCTTTCGGTCTGCCTGTGTCATGCGCTGTTCTTCTTCTCCGGCGGCGCAAGCCTGGGCTGTCAAATGGTCTGGTCGAAGATGCTCGCGACCGGTTTGGGCCATGAAATGCCTGCCGTGCTCGCGGTCGTCTGCGCGGTGATGGGAGGAATGGCGGTCGGCGCGTGGACATTGGATGGCCGGATCAGTCGCAGCCCGTCGCCTTGGCGGTGGTACGGCGCGCTGGAAATTGTCATCGGAGCGTGGGGTCTGGTTTCAACCGGTCTGATGCCCGTTACGAACCAGGCGGCCTTGAGTCTGGTCGGTCTTGTGACCTCGCCGCTGCGTCACTGGAGCGTCGCGTTCGGTTTGCCGTTTATTGCGCTGTTGCCCGCGACAGCGGCAATGGGCGCAACACTCCCGGCGGTGGAGCGGATTGTCGCGCCGCTCACAGCGAGCGGCCGATGTGTTGGCGGGCTGTACGCGGCCAACACGATCGGCGCTGTTGCCGGGATTCTGGGAAGCGCGTTTGTCATCGAACCGGCGCTTGGCTTGTCGCATGGCGTTTGGCTTTTGGCCGGCGTCAACTGCCTTTGCGGAGCCGTCGCTTTGCGAATTGGAATGCGGACGACCTCGTTCCCGAGGAACGCCGACCGGGGCGCCGTTCGTCGCGGACAACTTGAGCCGGCTCGTTTGGATCCCGCATCCCGCGCTCCATTCACGGCGGTGCGGTTGGGATTCACTCTTTTTTTCACCGGTTTGTTCGGCATTGGTTTCGAAACTGTCGGAGTGCGCGTCCTGTCGCGGGTGCTCGAGAACACAGTTTACAGTTTCGCCGCCGTCCTGGCGGTTTTTTTGCTAGGCGCGGCGATTGGCGCGGCGCTCTTTCAACGGTTGGGTTCGTTGCGGGTTCGATGCGGTGGGCCGCCCCGCGTAGCGCGCGGATCTGCGGCGTCTCAACGAAACTCGTCCGGACTCCTGCTCACCGAACTGCTCGGCGGTGTTTCAGTGGCGTGTCTCCTGGGGGTGTTAACACTTTCGAAGGCGCAGCCCATGTACGACGCCTGCCGCGCGGCAATGGGCGACGGTGAGTCCGGCGTGCTTGCCGCGGAAATGGTGGTGGCGGCCGCGGTCTTTCTATTGCCCGCAGTTTTCATGGGTGCAACGTTCAGCCACCTGGTGCAATCCGCGCGCTGCGAGGAGGGCGGCGTTGGTCGCGCGGCGGCGTTGAACACCATGGGCGGCGCGCTGGCATCCGCGACGTTTGGCGTCAT is a genomic window of Candidatus Angelobacter sp. containing:
- a CDS encoding DUF1501 domain-containing protein, producing MDPIRENQLLLTRRHFFGRMATGIGVAALGSLLNPGLFGALAGESEKSKMLAGAMRFAPRAKRVIYLFMAGGPSQMELLDYKPALEKLNETELPDSVRMGQRITTMTSGQKSLPVVKSIYKFKQCGKAGAWVSELLPHTSGIVDDICIIKTVNTEAINHDPAITFIQTGFQQPGRPCMGAWLSYGLGSANHNLPTFIVMISNGKESDQPLYTRLWSAGFLPSEYQGVQFRGKGDPVLYLSNPPGVSAAARRRMLDGLAKLNAKRFQAFADPEINTRIAQYEMSYRMQTSVPELTDISGESESVLDMYGPDVKRPGSFAYNCLLARRMAERGARFVQLYHRGWDQHNDLPKRIKEQCADTDQPSAALVRDLKQRGLLDDTLVIWGGEFGRTVYCQGKIEKENYGRDHHGRCFSVWMAGGGVKPGITYGVTDDFCYNVAESPVHVHNLNATVLRCLGIDHEKLTYRFQGRDFRLTDVHGEVVKGILA
- a CDS encoding spermidine synthase, translating into MIRPRLSVCLCHALFFFSGGASLGCQMVWSKMLATGLGHEMPAVLAVVCAVMGGMAVGAWTLDGRISRSPSPWRWYGALEIVIGAWGLVSTGLMPVTNQAALSLVGLVTSPLRHWSVAFGLPFIALLPATAAMGATLPAVERIVAPLTASGRCVGGLYAANTIGAVAGILGSAFVIEPALGLSHGVWLLAGVNCLCGAVALRIGMRTTSFPRNADRGAVRRGQLEPARLDPASRAPFTAVRLGFTLFFTGLFGIGFETVGVRVLSRVLENTVYSFAAVLAVFLLGAAIGAALFQRLGSLRVRCGGPPRVARGSAASQRNSSGLLLTELLGGVSVACLLGVLTLSKAQPMYDACRAAMGDGESGVLAAEMVVAAAVFLLPAVFMGATFSHLVQSARCEEGGVGRAAALNTMGGALASATFGVILLPLVGSKWTLVLISLGYLSLAPEIAGWRWGLLGVPLVLVFALPANLQITQVPPGGRLIEYREGVMASVAVVEDANRQRVLRVDNRFQMGGTAASAVEYRQAHIPMLLHPAPKRALFLGVGTGISFGAASLYPGLQSDGVELVPEVLEVMPRFEPYNFAPGRRPQLKVFTADARRFVRAADATYDVIVADLFHPARDGAGSLYTVEHFRAVRERLAPGGLFCQWLPLHQLDNDMLRVIVRTFLEVFPGA